In Chryseobacterium camelliae, one DNA window encodes the following:
- a CDS encoding TetR/AcrR family transcriptional regulator: MGLHERRQREKESIRANILDAAFSLAKTEGWGALSIRKIADAIEYSAPVVYDYFENKEAILFDISLKGFNLLHKELVHARDQFETPEDQLTAIVDAYWNFAFKNKEYYQLMFGVGMQCCGKGQMKEEFSSFQDMLYDCTFEIVKKKGSNPESACHSSHALFSAVHGLISIMMMRNSDIPSTMNKTTLDETVSAFIKSL; this comes from the coding sequence ATGGGCTTACACGAACGTCGTCAGCGGGAAAAAGAATCTATACGCGCCAATATTCTGGATGCGGCTTTTTCTTTAGCTAAAACGGAAGGCTGGGGCGCTTTATCCATCAGGAAGATTGCTGATGCTATTGAATACAGTGCACCTGTAGTCTATGATTATTTTGAAAATAAAGAAGCGATTTTATTTGACATCTCACTGAAAGGGTTCAATCTGTTGCATAAGGAACTGGTGCATGCTAGAGACCAATTTGAAACTCCGGAAGATCAGCTGACTGCCATTGTAGACGCTTACTGGAATTTTGCCTTTAAAAATAAGGAATATTACCAGCTGATGTTTGGTGTAGGCATGCAATGCTGTGGTAAAGGCCAGATGAAGGAGGAATTTTCCTCTTTCCAGGATATGCTGTACGACTGTACTTTTGAGATCGTGAAGAAAAAAGGTTCCAATCCCGAAAGTGCCTGCCATTCTTCCCATGCCTTATTTTCAGCAGTACATGGTCTGATATCCATTATGATGATGCGTAACAGCGATATTCCGTCTACTATGAATAAAACCACTCTTGATGAAACCGTTTCGGCTTTCATTAAGTCATTATAA